One region of Manis pentadactyla isolate mManPen7 chromosome 9, mManPen7.hap1, whole genome shotgun sequence genomic DNA includes:
- the DGKZ gene encoding diacylglycerol kinase zeta isoform X6, with the protein MAEGPGGGGPRGAATGGGRAAEEEVVVRRRCRRGEEAEVSQPWPEGPWGMAGGPPVEERFRQMHLRKQVSYRKAISKSGLQHLAPPLPVPGALCSEPEQQIRSTVDWSESATYGEHIWFETNVSGDFCYVGEQYCVAKMLKSVSRRKCAACKIVVHTSCIEQLEKINFRCKPSFRESGSRNIREPTFVRHHWVHRRRQDGKCRHCGKGFQQKFTFHSKEIVAISCSWCKQAYHSKVSCFMLQQIEEPCSLGVHAAVVIPPTWILRARRPQNTLKASKKKKRASFKRKSSKKGLEEGRWRPFVIRPTPSPLMKPLLVFVNPKSGGNQGAKIIQSFLWYLNPRQVFDLSQGGPREALEMYRKVHNLRILACGGDGTVGWILSTLDQLRLKPPPPVAILPLGTGNDLARTLNWGGGYTDEPVSKILSHVEEGNVVQLDRWDLHAEPNPEAGPEERDEGATDRLPLDVFNNYFSLGFDAHVTLEFHESREANPEKFNSRFRNKMFYAGTAFSDFLMGSSKDLAKHIRVVCDGTDLTPKIQDLKPQCIVFLNIPRYCAGTMPWGHPGEHHDFEPQRHDDGYLEVIGFTMTSLAALQVGGHGERLTQCREVVLTTSKAIPVQVDGEPCKLAASCIHIALRNQATMVQKAKRRTAAPLHSDQQPVPEQLQIQVSRVSMHDYEALHYDKEQLKEASVPLGTVVVPGDSDLELCRVHIERLQQVRGGGWEPACAAPTRSGFCSLQGLAWTSQQEPEGAGAKSLTCQKLSPKWCFLDATTASRFYRIDRAQEHLNYVTEIAQDEIYILDPELLGASARPDLPTPISPLPTSPCSPTSRSLPGDATPPKGEELIEAAQRNDFCKLQELHGAGGDLMHRDERNRTLLHHAVSTGSKEVVRYLLDHAPPEILDAVEENGETCLHQAAALGQRTICHYIVEAGASLMKTDQQGDTPRQRAEKAQDTELAAYLENRQHYQMVHREDQETAV; encoded by the exons GAAAGCCATCAGCAAGTCGGGCCTCCAGCACCTGGCACCCCCTCTTCCTGTTCCCGGGGCCCTGTGCAGCGAGCCAGAGCAGCAGATCAGGAGCACTGTGGACTGGAGC GAGTCAGCGACGTATGGGGAGCACATCTGGTTTGAGACCAACGTTTCAGGGGACTTCTGCTATGTTGGGGAGCAGTACTGTGTAGCTAAGATGCTG AAGTCAGTGTCCCGGAGAAAGTGTGCAGCCTGCAAGATTGTGGTGCACACCTCCTGCATTGAACAGCTGGAGAAG ATAAATTTCCGCTGTAAGCCGTCCTTCCGTGAATCAGGCTCCAGGAACATCCGTGAG CCAACCTTTGTGCGGCACCACTGGGTACACAGGCGACGCCAGGATGGCAAGTGTCGGCACTGCGGGAAG GGCTTCCAGCAGAAGTTCACCTTCCACAGCAAGGAGATTGTGGCTATCAGTTGCTCCTGGTGCAAGCAAGCA TACCACAGCAAGGTGTCCTGCTTCATGCTGCAGCAAATCGAGGAGCCGTGCTCTTTGGGGGTCCATGCTGCAGTGGTCATCCCCCCCACTTGGATCCTCCGAGCCCGCAGGCCCCAG AATACCCTCAAGGCaagcaagaagaaaaagagagcatCCTTCAAGAGGAAATCTAGCAAGAAAGGGCTGGAG GAGGGCCGCTGGAGACCCTTTGTCATCAGACCCACTCCGTCTCCCCTCATGAAGCCCCTGCTCGTGTTCGTGAACCCCAAGAGTGGGGGGAACCAG GGCGCTAAGATCATCCAGTCCTTCCTCTGGTACCTCAATCCCCGACAAGTCTTTGACCTGAGCCAGGGAGGGCCCAGGGAGGC GCTAGAGATGTACCGCAAAGTACACAACCTGCGGATCCTGGCATGCGGGGGTGACGGCACG GTTGGCTGGATCCTCTCCACTCTGGACCAGCTGCGCTTAAAACCACCGCCGCCTGTTGCCATCCTGCCCCTGGGCACTGGCAATGACTTGGCCCGTACCCTCAACTGGGGTGGG GGCTATACAGATGAGCCTGTGTCCAAGATCCTCTCCCACGTAGAGGAGGGGAATGTGGTGCAGCTGGACCGCTGGGACCTCCATGCTGAGCCCAACCCCGAGGCAGGGCCTGAAGAGCGTGATGAGGGTGCCACCGACCGG CTGCCTCTGGATGTCTTCAACAACTACTTCAGCCTGGGGTTTGATGCCCATGTCACCCTGGAGTTTCATGAGTCTCGAG AGGCCAACCCAGAGAAGTTCAACAGCCGCTTTCGGAATAAGATGTTCTATGCCGGG ACAGCCTTCTCTGATTTCCTGATGGGCAGCTCCAAGGACTTGGCCAAGCACATCCGAGTGGTG TGTGATGGAACAGACCTGACCCCCAAGATTCAGGACCTGAAACCCCAGTGCATTGTATTCCTGAACATCCCCAG GTACTGTGCAGGTACCATGCCCTGGGGCCACCCTGGGGAGCACCATGACTTCGAGCCCCAGCGACACGATGATGGCTACCTCGAGGTCATTGGCTTTACCATGACATCCCTG GCAGCACTGCAGGTGGGTGGGCATGGCGAGCGGCTGACACAGTGCCGCGAGGTTGTGCTCACCACGTCCAAGGCCATCCCTGTGCAGGTGGATGGTGAGCCCTGCAAGCTTGCAGCCTCATGCATTCACATTGCCCTGCGCAACCAGGCCACCATGGTGCAGAAGGCCAAGCGGCGGACAGCTGCCCCTTTGCATAGCGA CCAGCAGCCAGTGCCCGAGCAGCTGCAGATCCAGGTGAGCAGAGTCAGCATGCATGACTACGAGGCCCTGCATTATGACAAGGAGCAGCTCAAGGAGGCCT CCGTGCCCCTGGGCACTGTGGTGGTCCCAGGAGACAGTGACCTAGAGCTCTGCCGTGTCCACATCGAGAGGCTCCagcaggtgaggggtgggggctgggagccTGCCTGTGCTGCACCCACTCGCTCCGGGTTCTGTTCTCTCCAAGGCCTGGCTTGGACTTCTCAACAGGAGCCCGAAGGTGCTGGAGCCAAGTCCCTGACTTGCCAGAAACTGTCCCCAAAGTGGTGCTTCCTAGATG CCACCACTGCCAGCCGCTTCTACAGGATCGACCGGGCCCAG GAACACCTCAACTATGTGACTGAGATCGCACAGGACGAGATTTATATCCTGGACCCTGAGCTGCTGGGGGCATCGGCCCGGCCTGACCTTCCAACCCccatctcccctctccccacctcacccTGCTCACCCACGTCCCG GTCACTGCCAGGAGATGCTACACCCCCTAAAG GTGAAGAGCTGATTGAGGCCGCCCAGAGGAACGACTTCTGCAAG CTCCAGGAGCTGCATGGAGCTGGGGGTGACCTCATGCACCGAGACGAGAGAAACCGCACACTCCTGCACCACGCTGTCAGCACAGGCAGCAAAGAAGTGGTCCGCTACCTGCTGGACCACG CCCCGCCAGAGATCCTTGATGCTGTGGAGGAAAA TGGGGAGACCTGTCTGCACCAGGCTGCAGCTCTGGGCCAGCGAACCATCTGCCACTACATTGTGGAGGCTGGAGCCTCTCTTATGAAGACAGACCAGCAG GGCGACACTCCCCGGCAGCGGGCTGAGAAAGCTCAGGACACTGAGCTGGCCGCCTACCTGGAGAACCGGCAGCACTACCAGATGGTCCATCGGGAGGACCAGGAGACAGCTGTGTAG
- the DGKZ gene encoding diacylglycerol kinase zeta isoform X5, translated as MAEGPGGGGPRGAATGGGRAAEEEVVVRRRCRRGEEAEVSQPWPEGPWGMAGGPPVEERFRQMHLRKQVSYRKAISKSGLQHLAPPLPVPGALCSEPEQQIRSTVDWSESATYGEHIWFETNVSGDFCYVGEQYCVAKMLQKSVSRRKCAACKIVVHTSCIEQLEKINFRCKPSFRESGSRNIREPTFVRHHWVHRRRQDGKCRHCGKGFQQKFTFHSKEIVAISCSWCKQAYHSKVSCFMLQQIEEPCSLGVHAAVVIPPTWILRARRPQNTLKASKKKKRASFKRKSSKKGLEEGRWRPFVIRPTPSPLMKPLLVFVNPKSGGNQGAKIIQSFLWYLNPRQVFDLSQGGPREALEMYRKVHNLRILACGGDGTVGWILSTLDQLRLKPPPPVAILPLGTGNDLARTLNWGGGYTDEPVSKILSHVEEGNVVQLDRWDLHAEPNPEAGPEERDEGATDRLPLDVFNNYFSLGFDAHVTLEFHESREANPEKFNSRFRNKMFYAGTAFSDFLMGSSKDLAKHIRVVCDGTDLTPKIQDLKPQCIVFLNIPRYCAGTMPWGHPGEHHDFEPQRHDDGYLEVIGFTMTSLAALQVGGHGERLTQCREVVLTTSKAIPVQVDGEPCKLAASCIHIALRNQATMVQKAKRRTAAPLHSDQQPVPEQLQIQVSRVSMHDYEALHYDKEQLKEASVPLGTVVVPGDSDLELCRVHIERLQQVRGGGWEPACAAPTRSGFCSLQGLAWTSQQEPEGAGAKSLTCQKLSPKWCFLDATTASRFYRIDRAQEHLNYVTEIAQDEIYILDPELLGASARPDLPTPISPLPTSPCSPTSRSLPGDATPPKGEELIEAAQRNDFCKLQELHGAGGDLMHRDERNRTLLHHAVSTGSKEVVRYLLDHAPPEILDAVEENGETCLHQAAALGQRTICHYIVEAGASLMKTDQQGDTPRQRAEKAQDTELAAYLENRQHYQMVHREDQETAV; from the exons GAAAGCCATCAGCAAGTCGGGCCTCCAGCACCTGGCACCCCCTCTTCCTGTTCCCGGGGCCCTGTGCAGCGAGCCAGAGCAGCAGATCAGGAGCACTGTGGACTGGAGC GAGTCAGCGACGTATGGGGAGCACATCTGGTTTGAGACCAACGTTTCAGGGGACTTCTGCTATGTTGGGGAGCAGTACTGTGTAGCTAAGATGCTG CAGAAGTCAGTGTCCCGGAGAAAGTGTGCAGCCTGCAAGATTGTGGTGCACACCTCCTGCATTGAACAGCTGGAGAAG ATAAATTTCCGCTGTAAGCCGTCCTTCCGTGAATCAGGCTCCAGGAACATCCGTGAG CCAACCTTTGTGCGGCACCACTGGGTACACAGGCGACGCCAGGATGGCAAGTGTCGGCACTGCGGGAAG GGCTTCCAGCAGAAGTTCACCTTCCACAGCAAGGAGATTGTGGCTATCAGTTGCTCCTGGTGCAAGCAAGCA TACCACAGCAAGGTGTCCTGCTTCATGCTGCAGCAAATCGAGGAGCCGTGCTCTTTGGGGGTCCATGCTGCAGTGGTCATCCCCCCCACTTGGATCCTCCGAGCCCGCAGGCCCCAG AATACCCTCAAGGCaagcaagaagaaaaagagagcatCCTTCAAGAGGAAATCTAGCAAGAAAGGGCTGGAG GAGGGCCGCTGGAGACCCTTTGTCATCAGACCCACTCCGTCTCCCCTCATGAAGCCCCTGCTCGTGTTCGTGAACCCCAAGAGTGGGGGGAACCAG GGCGCTAAGATCATCCAGTCCTTCCTCTGGTACCTCAATCCCCGACAAGTCTTTGACCTGAGCCAGGGAGGGCCCAGGGAGGC GCTAGAGATGTACCGCAAAGTACACAACCTGCGGATCCTGGCATGCGGGGGTGACGGCACG GTTGGCTGGATCCTCTCCACTCTGGACCAGCTGCGCTTAAAACCACCGCCGCCTGTTGCCATCCTGCCCCTGGGCACTGGCAATGACTTGGCCCGTACCCTCAACTGGGGTGGG GGCTATACAGATGAGCCTGTGTCCAAGATCCTCTCCCACGTAGAGGAGGGGAATGTGGTGCAGCTGGACCGCTGGGACCTCCATGCTGAGCCCAACCCCGAGGCAGGGCCTGAAGAGCGTGATGAGGGTGCCACCGACCGG CTGCCTCTGGATGTCTTCAACAACTACTTCAGCCTGGGGTTTGATGCCCATGTCACCCTGGAGTTTCATGAGTCTCGAG AGGCCAACCCAGAGAAGTTCAACAGCCGCTTTCGGAATAAGATGTTCTATGCCGGG ACAGCCTTCTCTGATTTCCTGATGGGCAGCTCCAAGGACTTGGCCAAGCACATCCGAGTGGTG TGTGATGGAACAGACCTGACCCCCAAGATTCAGGACCTGAAACCCCAGTGCATTGTATTCCTGAACATCCCCAG GTACTGTGCAGGTACCATGCCCTGGGGCCACCCTGGGGAGCACCATGACTTCGAGCCCCAGCGACACGATGATGGCTACCTCGAGGTCATTGGCTTTACCATGACATCCCTG GCAGCACTGCAGGTGGGTGGGCATGGCGAGCGGCTGACACAGTGCCGCGAGGTTGTGCTCACCACGTCCAAGGCCATCCCTGTGCAGGTGGATGGTGAGCCCTGCAAGCTTGCAGCCTCATGCATTCACATTGCCCTGCGCAACCAGGCCACCATGGTGCAGAAGGCCAAGCGGCGGACAGCTGCCCCTTTGCATAGCGA CCAGCAGCCAGTGCCCGAGCAGCTGCAGATCCAGGTGAGCAGAGTCAGCATGCATGACTACGAGGCCCTGCATTATGACAAGGAGCAGCTCAAGGAGGCCT CCGTGCCCCTGGGCACTGTGGTGGTCCCAGGAGACAGTGACCTAGAGCTCTGCCGTGTCCACATCGAGAGGCTCCagcaggtgaggggtgggggctgggagccTGCCTGTGCTGCACCCACTCGCTCCGGGTTCTGTTCTCTCCAAGGCCTGGCTTGGACTTCTCAACAGGAGCCCGAAGGTGCTGGAGCCAAGTCCCTGACTTGCCAGAAACTGTCCCCAAAGTGGTGCTTCCTAGATG CCACCACTGCCAGCCGCTTCTACAGGATCGACCGGGCCCAG GAACACCTCAACTATGTGACTGAGATCGCACAGGACGAGATTTATATCCTGGACCCTGAGCTGCTGGGGGCATCGGCCCGGCCTGACCTTCCAACCCccatctcccctctccccacctcacccTGCTCACCCACGTCCCG GTCACTGCCAGGAGATGCTACACCCCCTAAAG GTGAAGAGCTGATTGAGGCCGCCCAGAGGAACGACTTCTGCAAG CTCCAGGAGCTGCATGGAGCTGGGGGTGACCTCATGCACCGAGACGAGAGAAACCGCACACTCCTGCACCACGCTGTCAGCACAGGCAGCAAAGAAGTGGTCCGCTACCTGCTGGACCACG CCCCGCCAGAGATCCTTGATGCTGTGGAGGAAAA TGGGGAGACCTGTCTGCACCAGGCTGCAGCTCTGGGCCAGCGAACCATCTGCCACTACATTGTGGAGGCTGGAGCCTCTCTTATGAAGACAGACCAGCAG GGCGACACTCCCCGGCAGCGGGCTGAGAAAGCTCAGGACACTGAGCTGGCCGCCTACCTGGAGAACCGGCAGCACTACCAGATGGTCCATCGGGAGGACCAGGAGACAGCTGTGTAG
- the DGKZ gene encoding diacylglycerol kinase zeta isoform X10 gives MAEGPGGGGPRGAATGGGRAAEEEVVVRRRCRRGEEAEVSQPWPEGPWGMAGGPPVEERFRQMHLRKQVSYRKAISKSGLQHLAPPLPVPGALCSEPEQQIRSTVDWSESATYGEHIWFETNVSGDFCYVGEQYCVAKMLQKSVSRRKCAACKIVVHTSCIEQLEKINFRCKPSFRESGSRNIREPTFVRHHWVHRRRQDGKCRHCGKGFQQKFTFHSKEIVAISCSWCKQAYHSKVSCFMLQQIEEPCSLGVHAAVVIPPTWILRARRPQNTLKASKKKKRASFKRKSSKKGLEEGRWRPFVIRPTPSPLMKPLLVFVNPKSGGNQGAKIIQSFLWYLNPRQVFDLSQGGPREALEMYRKVHNLRILACGGDGTVGWILSTLDQLRLKPPPPVAILPLGTGNDLARTLNWGGGYTDEPVSKILSHVEEGNVVQLDRWDLHAEPNPEAGPEERDEGATDRLPLDVFNNYFSLGFDAHVTLEFHESREANPEKFNSRFRNKMFYAGTAFSDFLMGSSKDLAKHIRVVCDGTDLTPKIQDLKPQCIVFLNIPRYCAGTMPWGHPGEHHDFEPQRHDDGYLEVIGFTMTSLAALQVGGHGERLTQCREVVLTTSKAIPVQVDGEPCKLAASCIHIALRNQATMVQKAKRRTAAPLHSDQQPVPEQLQIQVSRVSMHDYEALHYDKEQLKEASVPLGTVVVPGDSDLELCRVHIERLQQEPEGAGAKSLTCQKLSPKWCFLDATTASRFYRIDRAQEHLNYVTEIAQDEIYILDPELLGASARPDLPTPISPLPTSPCSPTSRSLPGDATPPKGEELIEAAQRNDFCKLQELHGAGGDLMHRDERNRTLLHHAVSTGSKEVVRYLLDHAPPEILDAVEENGETCLHQAAALGQRTICHYIVEAGASLMKTDQQGDTPRQRAEKAQDTELAAYLENRQHYQMVHREDQETAV, from the exons GAAAGCCATCAGCAAGTCGGGCCTCCAGCACCTGGCACCCCCTCTTCCTGTTCCCGGGGCCCTGTGCAGCGAGCCAGAGCAGCAGATCAGGAGCACTGTGGACTGGAGC GAGTCAGCGACGTATGGGGAGCACATCTGGTTTGAGACCAACGTTTCAGGGGACTTCTGCTATGTTGGGGAGCAGTACTGTGTAGCTAAGATGCTG CAGAAGTCAGTGTCCCGGAGAAAGTGTGCAGCCTGCAAGATTGTGGTGCACACCTCCTGCATTGAACAGCTGGAGAAG ATAAATTTCCGCTGTAAGCCGTCCTTCCGTGAATCAGGCTCCAGGAACATCCGTGAG CCAACCTTTGTGCGGCACCACTGGGTACACAGGCGACGCCAGGATGGCAAGTGTCGGCACTGCGGGAAG GGCTTCCAGCAGAAGTTCACCTTCCACAGCAAGGAGATTGTGGCTATCAGTTGCTCCTGGTGCAAGCAAGCA TACCACAGCAAGGTGTCCTGCTTCATGCTGCAGCAAATCGAGGAGCCGTGCTCTTTGGGGGTCCATGCTGCAGTGGTCATCCCCCCCACTTGGATCCTCCGAGCCCGCAGGCCCCAG AATACCCTCAAGGCaagcaagaagaaaaagagagcatCCTTCAAGAGGAAATCTAGCAAGAAAGGGCTGGAG GAGGGCCGCTGGAGACCCTTTGTCATCAGACCCACTCCGTCTCCCCTCATGAAGCCCCTGCTCGTGTTCGTGAACCCCAAGAGTGGGGGGAACCAG GGCGCTAAGATCATCCAGTCCTTCCTCTGGTACCTCAATCCCCGACAAGTCTTTGACCTGAGCCAGGGAGGGCCCAGGGAGGC GCTAGAGATGTACCGCAAAGTACACAACCTGCGGATCCTGGCATGCGGGGGTGACGGCACG GTTGGCTGGATCCTCTCCACTCTGGACCAGCTGCGCTTAAAACCACCGCCGCCTGTTGCCATCCTGCCCCTGGGCACTGGCAATGACTTGGCCCGTACCCTCAACTGGGGTGGG GGCTATACAGATGAGCCTGTGTCCAAGATCCTCTCCCACGTAGAGGAGGGGAATGTGGTGCAGCTGGACCGCTGGGACCTCCATGCTGAGCCCAACCCCGAGGCAGGGCCTGAAGAGCGTGATGAGGGTGCCACCGACCGG CTGCCTCTGGATGTCTTCAACAACTACTTCAGCCTGGGGTTTGATGCCCATGTCACCCTGGAGTTTCATGAGTCTCGAG AGGCCAACCCAGAGAAGTTCAACAGCCGCTTTCGGAATAAGATGTTCTATGCCGGG ACAGCCTTCTCTGATTTCCTGATGGGCAGCTCCAAGGACTTGGCCAAGCACATCCGAGTGGTG TGTGATGGAACAGACCTGACCCCCAAGATTCAGGACCTGAAACCCCAGTGCATTGTATTCCTGAACATCCCCAG GTACTGTGCAGGTACCATGCCCTGGGGCCACCCTGGGGAGCACCATGACTTCGAGCCCCAGCGACACGATGATGGCTACCTCGAGGTCATTGGCTTTACCATGACATCCCTG GCAGCACTGCAGGTGGGTGGGCATGGCGAGCGGCTGACACAGTGCCGCGAGGTTGTGCTCACCACGTCCAAGGCCATCCCTGTGCAGGTGGATGGTGAGCCCTGCAAGCTTGCAGCCTCATGCATTCACATTGCCCTGCGCAACCAGGCCACCATGGTGCAGAAGGCCAAGCGGCGGACAGCTGCCCCTTTGCATAGCGA CCAGCAGCCAGTGCCCGAGCAGCTGCAGATCCAGGTGAGCAGAGTCAGCATGCATGACTACGAGGCCCTGCATTATGACAAGGAGCAGCTCAAGGAGGCCT CCGTGCCCCTGGGCACTGTGGTGGTCCCAGGAGACAGTGACCTAGAGCTCTGCCGTGTCCACATCGAGAGGCTCCagcag GAGCCCGAAGGTGCTGGAGCCAAGTCCCTGACTTGCCAGAAACTGTCCCCAAAGTGGTGCTTCCTAGATG CCACCACTGCCAGCCGCTTCTACAGGATCGACCGGGCCCAG GAACACCTCAACTATGTGACTGAGATCGCACAGGACGAGATTTATATCCTGGACCCTGAGCTGCTGGGGGCATCGGCCCGGCCTGACCTTCCAACCCccatctcccctctccccacctcacccTGCTCACCCACGTCCCG GTCACTGCCAGGAGATGCTACACCCCCTAAAG GTGAAGAGCTGATTGAGGCCGCCCAGAGGAACGACTTCTGCAAG CTCCAGGAGCTGCATGGAGCTGGGGGTGACCTCATGCACCGAGACGAGAGAAACCGCACACTCCTGCACCACGCTGTCAGCACAGGCAGCAAAGAAGTGGTCCGCTACCTGCTGGACCACG CCCCGCCAGAGATCCTTGATGCTGTGGAGGAAAA TGGGGAGACCTGTCTGCACCAGGCTGCAGCTCTGGGCCAGCGAACCATCTGCCACTACATTGTGGAGGCTGGAGCCTCTCTTATGAAGACAGACCAGCAG GGCGACACTCCCCGGCAGCGGGCTGAGAAAGCTCAGGACACTGAGCTGGCCGCCTACCTGGAGAACCGGCAGCACTACCAGATGGTCCATCGGGAGGACCAGGAGACAGCTGTGTAG
- the DGKZ gene encoding diacylglycerol kinase zeta isoform X13, whose amino-acid sequence MEPRDGSPETRSSDSESASASSSGSERDAGPEPDKAPRRLSKRRFPGLRLFGHRKAISKSGLQHLAPPLPVPGALCSEPEQQIRSTVDWSESATYGEHIWFETNVSGDFCYVGEQYCVAKMLKSVSRRKCAACKIVVHTSCIEQLEKINFRCKPSFRESGSRNIREPTFVRHHWVHRRRQDGKCRHCGKGFQQKFTFHSKEIVAISCSWCKQAYHSKVSCFMLQQIEEPCSLGVHAAVVIPPTWILRARRPQNTLKASKKKKRASFKRKSSKKGLEEGRWRPFVIRPTPSPLMKPLLVFVNPKSGGNQGAKIIQSFLWYLNPRQVFDLSQGGPREALEMYRKVHNLRILACGGDGTVGWILSTLDQLRLKPPPPVAILPLGTGNDLARTLNWGGGYTDEPVSKILSHVEEGNVVQLDRWDLHAEPNPEAGPEERDEGATDRLPLDVFNNYFSLGFDAHVTLEFHESREANPEKFNSRFRNKMFYAGTAFSDFLMGSSKDLAKHIRVVCDGTDLTPKIQDLKPQCIVFLNIPRYCAGTMPWGHPGEHHDFEPQRHDDGYLEVIGFTMTSLAALQVGGHGERLTQCREVVLTTSKAIPVQVDGEPCKLAASCIHIALRNQATMVQKAKRRTAAPLHSDQQPVPEQLQIQVSRVSMHDYEALHYDKEQLKEASVPLGTVVVPGDSDLELCRVHIERLQQEPEGAGAKSLTCQKLSPKWCFLDATTASRFYRIDRAQEHLNYVTEIAQDEIYILDPELLGASARPDLPTPISPLPTSPCSPTSRSLPGDATPPKGEELIEAAQRNDFCKLQELHGAGGDLMHRDERNRTLLHHAVSTGSKEVVRYLLDHAPPEILDAVEENGETCLHQAAALGQRTICHYIVEAGASLMKTDQQGDTPRQRAEKAQDTELAAYLENRQHYQMVHREDQETAV is encoded by the exons GAAAGCCATCAGCAAGTCGGGCCTCCAGCACCTGGCACCCCCTCTTCCTGTTCCCGGGGCCCTGTGCAGCGAGCCAGAGCAGCAGATCAGGAGCACTGTGGACTGGAGC GAGTCAGCGACGTATGGGGAGCACATCTGGTTTGAGACCAACGTTTCAGGGGACTTCTGCTATGTTGGGGAGCAGTACTGTGTAGCTAAGATGCTG AAGTCAGTGTCCCGGAGAAAGTGTGCAGCCTGCAAGATTGTGGTGCACACCTCCTGCATTGAACAGCTGGAGAAG ATAAATTTCCGCTGTAAGCCGTCCTTCCGTGAATCAGGCTCCAGGAACATCCGTGAG CCAACCTTTGTGCGGCACCACTGGGTACACAGGCGACGCCAGGATGGCAAGTGTCGGCACTGCGGGAAG GGCTTCCAGCAGAAGTTCACCTTCCACAGCAAGGAGATTGTGGCTATCAGTTGCTCCTGGTGCAAGCAAGCA TACCACAGCAAGGTGTCCTGCTTCATGCTGCAGCAAATCGAGGAGCCGTGCTCTTTGGGGGTCCATGCTGCAGTGGTCATCCCCCCCACTTGGATCCTCCGAGCCCGCAGGCCCCAG AATACCCTCAAGGCaagcaagaagaaaaagagagcatCCTTCAAGAGGAAATCTAGCAAGAAAGGGCTGGAG GAGGGCCGCTGGAGACCCTTTGTCATCAGACCCACTCCGTCTCCCCTCATGAAGCCCCTGCTCGTGTTCGTGAACCCCAAGAGTGGGGGGAACCAG GGCGCTAAGATCATCCAGTCCTTCCTCTGGTACCTCAATCCCCGACAAGTCTTTGACCTGAGCCAGGGAGGGCCCAGGGAGGC GCTAGAGATGTACCGCAAAGTACACAACCTGCGGATCCTGGCATGCGGGGGTGACGGCACG GTTGGCTGGATCCTCTCCACTCTGGACCAGCTGCGCTTAAAACCACCGCCGCCTGTTGCCATCCTGCCCCTGGGCACTGGCAATGACTTGGCCCGTACCCTCAACTGGGGTGGG GGCTATACAGATGAGCCTGTGTCCAAGATCCTCTCCCACGTAGAGGAGGGGAATGTGGTGCAGCTGGACCGCTGGGACCTCCATGCTGAGCCCAACCCCGAGGCAGGGCCTGAAGAGCGTGATGAGGGTGCCACCGACCGG CTGCCTCTGGATGTCTTCAACAACTACTTCAGCCTGGGGTTTGATGCCCATGTCACCCTGGAGTTTCATGAGTCTCGAG AGGCCAACCCAGAGAAGTTCAACAGCCGCTTTCGGAATAAGATGTTCTATGCCGGG ACAGCCTTCTCTGATTTCCTGATGGGCAGCTCCAAGGACTTGGCCAAGCACATCCGAGTGGTG TGTGATGGAACAGACCTGACCCCCAAGATTCAGGACCTGAAACCCCAGTGCATTGTATTCCTGAACATCCCCAG GTACTGTGCAGGTACCATGCCCTGGGGCCACCCTGGGGAGCACCATGACTTCGAGCCCCAGCGACACGATGATGGCTACCTCGAGGTCATTGGCTTTACCATGACATCCCTG GCAGCACTGCAGGTGGGTGGGCATGGCGAGCGGCTGACACAGTGCCGCGAGGTTGTGCTCACCACGTCCAAGGCCATCCCTGTGCAGGTGGATGGTGAGCCCTGCAAGCTTGCAGCCTCATGCATTCACATTGCCCTGCGCAACCAGGCCACCATGGTGCAGAAGGCCAAGCGGCGGACAGCTGCCCCTTTGCATAGCGA CCAGCAGCCAGTGCCCGAGCAGCTGCAGATCCAGGTGAGCAGAGTCAGCATGCATGACTACGAGGCCCTGCATTATGACAAGGAGCAGCTCAAGGAGGCCT CCGTGCCCCTGGGCACTGTGGTGGTCCCAGGAGACAGTGACCTAGAGCTCTGCCGTGTCCACATCGAGAGGCTCCagcag GAGCCCGAAGGTGCTGGAGCCAAGTCCCTGACTTGCCAGAAACTGTCCCCAAAGTGGTGCTTCCTAGATG CCACCACTGCCAGCCGCTTCTACAGGATCGACCGGGCCCAG GAACACCTCAACTATGTGACTGAGATCGCACAGGACGAGATTTATATCCTGGACCCTGAGCTGCTGGGGGCATCGGCCCGGCCTGACCTTCCAACCCccatctcccctctccccacctcacccTGCTCACCCACGTCCCG GTCACTGCCAGGAGATGCTACACCCCCTAAAG GTGAAGAGCTGATTGAGGCCGCCCAGAGGAACGACTTCTGCAAG CTCCAGGAGCTGCATGGAGCTGGGGGTGACCTCATGCACCGAGACGAGAGAAACCGCACACTCCTGCACCACGCTGTCAGCACAGGCAGCAAAGAAGTGGTCCGCTACCTGCTGGACCACG CCCCGCCAGAGATCCTTGATGCTGTGGAGGAAAA TGGGGAGACCTGTCTGCACCAGGCTGCAGCTCTGGGCCAGCGAACCATCTGCCACTACATTGTGGAGGCTGGAGCCTCTCTTATGAAGACAGACCAGCAG GGCGACACTCCCCGGCAGCGGGCTGAGAAAGCTCAGGACACTGAGCTGGCCGCCTACCTGGAGAACCGGCAGCACTACCAGATGGTCCATCGGGAGGACCAGGAGACAGCTGTGTAG